GTTCCTGCGCGAGCAGCAAAAGCCCTCCGCCTCGGTGATCCTCAATCTGTACCCCGGCCGCACGCTGGACCGTGCGCAGGTCGCGGGCATTGTCCACCTGGTGTCATCGAGCGTGCCGGATTTGCCAATGAAAAACGTGACCGCGCTGGACCAGAACGGCACGCTGCTATCGAGCACGGGCGATATCAACAGCGCGGGCGGGCTCGATCCGGACAAGCTGAATTATCTTCAGCAACTGGAGCAAAGCTATATTCGGCGGGTAATCGATTTGCTGGAACCGATCGTCGGTCGCAACAATGTTCGCGCGCAGGTTGCCGCGGATGTTGATTTTGCGGTCATCGAACAAACCGCCGAGACATTCAAGCCAAACGTCGGCGAGGCCAGCGTTCGCAGCTCGGCGATGAATGAATCGAGCAATGGTGGCGGAAACAATGCACAAGGCGTCCCCGGCGCGCTGAGCAATCAGCCCCCGGCCAATCCGACCGCGCCGTTGCAGGGCGCGAGTGCCGCGCCGGGGCAACCGGCTGCGCCGAAAAACGACGCCGGCGCGGGGCCAGGCAAGCGCGAGCAAACCACCAATTACGAAGTCGATAAGACCATACGCGTCGAAAAACGGCCGGTTGGTTCGGTCAAGCGGTTGTCCGTTGCTGTCGTGGTGAATAACAGCAAGTCGACGGATGCCGATGGCAAGGTGACGATGACACCACTTTCCGAAGCTGACCTCGCCAAGATTACGTCGCTGGTACGCGAGGCGGTCGGGTTTTCGCAGCCACGGGGTGACAGCTTGAACGTCGTCAACGTGCCGTTCAATGTTGACGAAAAGATCGCCGAGACCGAGGTGCCTTTGTGGAAACAGCCGGAGAATATTTCACTGGCCAAAGAAATCGGCAAAGGTCTGGTACTGGTCATTGGATTGCTGGTGCTGGTGTTCGGCATGATCCGCCCGGCGCTGCGCAGCATTGGCGCACGCTCGGCACAGATTCCCTCAATGGACACTGCCGCCCTGTCTGGTCCGGGTGCGGTTTACTCGCCGGGGGTACAGGCTGCGCAGCTATCGGCGGCCAATAGCGCCGCGCAGCTTGCCGATGTTCGGCAGCTCGCCAAGCAGGAGCCGGGCACCGTTGCTAACGTGGTCCGCGCATGGGTGAACAAAGATGGCTGATGAAGGGCTCATGAATGCCGCCATCCTGCTGATGTCGCTTGGCGAGGAAGAGGCATCCGAAGTATTCAAATACCTCTCGCCCAAGGAAGTGCAATCGCTGGGCGAAACCATGGCCAAGCTCAAGGTGGTTGACTCCAGCAAGATCGACTCGGTGTTGACCACGTTTCAGGAAACCACCAACGCGCAGCGCTCGCTGGTCTCGGACACCGACGAATACGTGCGAAACGTGCTGAACAAGGCGCTGGGCAATGAAAAAGCCGGCTTCCTGATCGATCGCATTTTGCAGGGCAAGGACGTTTCGGGTATTGAGGGCCTGAAGTGGATGGACGCCGCCACTGTTGCCGAATTGATCCGCAACGAGCATCCGCAGATCATCGCCTCGATTCTGGTGCACCTGGAGCGCGACCAGGCCTCATCCATCCTCGCGCTGATGACCGAACGCACGCGCAATGATGTGATCCTGCGCATTGCCACGCTCGACGGCATCCAGCCCAACGCACTCAAGGAATTGAATGAGGTGCTGACCAAAGTGCTGGCCGGCAGCGAAAAGCTGAAAAAGACCGCGCTCGGCGGCGTCAAGACGACCGCGGAAATACTCAATTTCATGGGCTCCAGTGTCGAGGCCGCGACGGTCGAATCGATTCGTGCATTTGATCCCGACCTTGCGCAAAAAGTCATGGACCAGATGTTCACGTTCGACAACCTGCTTGAACTGGACGACAAGGCCATCCAGCTGGTGTTGCGCGAAGTGCAATCCGAATCCCTGGTGGTCGCACTGAAGGGTGCCGACGCCGGCCTGCGCGACAAAATTCTCAA
This window of the Betaproteobacteria bacterium genome carries:
- the fliG gene encoding flagellar motor switch protein FliG; the protein is MADEGLMNAAILLMSLGEEEASEVFKYLSPKEVQSLGETMAKLKVVDSSKIDSVLTTFQETTNAQRSLVSDTDEYVRNVLNKALGNEKAGFLIDRILQGKDVSGIEGLKWMDAATVAELIRNEHPQIIASILVHLERDQASSILALMTERTRNDVILRIATLDGIQPNALKELNEVLTKVLAGSEKLKKTALGGVKTTAEILNFMGSSVEAATVESIRAFDPDLAQKVMDQMFTFDNLLELDDKAIQLVLREVQSESLVVALKGADAGLRDKILKNMSQRAAETLSDDLESKGPVRVSEVEAEQKEILKIIRRLAEEGQIALGGKGEEAFV
- the fliF gene encoding flagellar M-ring protein FliF; the protein is MAAMTPANSAQVPVATLNRGGFTPNGQKNLMTLGAGVAMLVALIAAAVMWGRTPDFKVLYSNLSDKDGGAILAQLSQMNIPYKHADGGGAIMVPSDQVHEARLKLASQGLPKGSTVGFELLENQRFGATQFQEQVNFQRGLEGELAKSIQSLSSVQNARVHLALPKQSAFLREQQKPSASVILNLYPGRTLDRAQVAGIVHLVSSSVPDLPMKNVTALDQNGTLLSSTGDINSAGGLDPDKLNYLQQLEQSYIRRVIDLLEPIVGRNNVRAQVAADVDFAVIEQTAETFKPNVGEASVRSSAMNESSNGGGNNAQGVPGALSNQPPANPTAPLQGASAAPGQPAAPKNDAGAGPGKREQTTNYEVDKTIRVEKRPVGSVKRLSVAVVVNNSKSTDADGKVTMTPLSEADLAKITSLVREAVGFSQPRGDSLNVVNVPFNVDEKIAETEVPLWKQPENISLAKEIGKGLVLVIGLLVLVFGMIRPALRSIGARSAQIPSMDTAALSGPGAVYSPGVQAAQLSAANSAAQLADVRQLAKQEPGTVANVVRAWVNKDG